In Zea mays cultivar B73 chromosome 7, Zm-B73-REFERENCE-NAM-5.0, whole genome shotgun sequence, the following proteins share a genomic window:
- the LOC100283115 gene encoding peptidyl-prolyl cis-trans isomerase CYP19-3 isoform X1, producing MIGMISYHLTWRSGLSWSCILRGSVMAKNPKVFFDILIGKSKAGRVVMELFADKVPKTAENFRCLCTGEKGLGSAGKPLHYKGSAFHRVIPGFMCQGGDFTRGNGTGGESIYGARFADENFKLRHTGPGVLSMANAGPDTNGSQFFICTAQTPWLDGKHVVFGKVVDGYAVVDKMEAVGSQSGATAESVRIEDCGQLADD from the exons ATGATTGGCATGATCTCCTACCACCTTACGTGGAGGTCAGGACTCTCTTGGTCATGCATAC TCAGAGGATCCGTCATGGCGAAGAACCCCAAGGTGTTCTTCGACATCCTCATCGGCAAGTCCAAGGCCGGGCGGGTCGTGATGGAGCTCTTCGCCGACAAGGTGCCCAAGACGGCCGAGAACTTCCGCTGCCTGTGCACGGGCGAGAAGGGCCTGGGCTCCGCGGGGAAGCCGCTGCACTACAAGGGCTCGGCCTTCCACCGCGTCATCCCGGGCTTCATGTGCCAGGGCGGCGACTTCACCCGGGGCAACGGCACGGGCGGCGAGTCCATCTACGGCGCCAGGTTCGCCGACGAGAACTTCAAGCTGCGCCACACGGGACCCGGCGTGCTCTCCATGGCCAACGCGGGGCCCGACACCAACGGCTCCCAGTTCTTCATCTGCACCGCGCAGACGCCCTGGCTTGACGGCAAGCACGTCGTCTTCGGCAAGGTCGTCGATGGCTACGCCGTCGTGGACAAGATGGAGGCTGTCGGTTCTCAGTCAGGTGCCACGGCCGAGAGCGTACGCATCGAGGACTGCGGCCAGCTTGCCGACGACTGA
- the LOC100283115 gene encoding Peptidyl-prolyl cis-trans isomerase CYP19-3: MAKNPKVFFDILIGKSKAGRVVMELFADKVPKTAENFRCLCTGEKGLGSAGKPLHYKGSAFHRVIPGFMCQGGDFTRGNGTGGESIYGARFADENFKLRHTGPGVLSMANAGPDTNGSQFFICTAQTPWLDGKHVVFGKVVDGYAVVDKMEAVGSQSGATAESVRIEDCGQLADD; encoded by the coding sequence ATGGCGAAGAACCCCAAGGTGTTCTTCGACATCCTCATCGGCAAGTCCAAGGCCGGGCGGGTCGTGATGGAGCTCTTCGCCGACAAGGTGCCCAAGACGGCCGAGAACTTCCGCTGCCTGTGCACGGGCGAGAAGGGCCTGGGCTCCGCGGGGAAGCCGCTGCACTACAAGGGCTCGGCCTTCCACCGCGTCATCCCGGGCTTCATGTGCCAGGGCGGCGACTTCACCCGGGGCAACGGCACGGGCGGCGAGTCCATCTACGGCGCCAGGTTCGCCGACGAGAACTTCAAGCTGCGCCACACGGGACCCGGCGTGCTCTCCATGGCCAACGCGGGGCCCGACACCAACGGCTCCCAGTTCTTCATCTGCACCGCGCAGACGCCCTGGCTTGACGGCAAGCACGTCGTCTTCGGCAAGGTCGTCGATGGCTACGCCGTCGTGGACAAGATGGAGGCTGTCGGTTCTCAGTCAGGTGCCACGGCCGAGAGCGTACGCATCGAGGACTGCGGCCAGCTTGCCGACGACTGA